The following are encoded in a window of Plectropomus leopardus isolate mb chromosome 23, YSFRI_Pleo_2.0, whole genome shotgun sequence genomic DNA:
- the LOC121962158 gene encoding LOW QUALITY PROTEIN: epididymis-specific alpha-mannosidase-like (The sequence of the model RefSeq protein was modified relative to this genomic sequence to represent the inferred CDS: deleted 1 base in 1 codon) produces the protein MRFLAVFACFLCCCCSAGGNEPIQTFVIPHSHMDVGWVYTIQESMHAYAANVYTSVTEELSKSGDRRFIAVEQEFFRLWWDNVATDSHKKQVRQLVKEGRLEFILGGQVMHDEAVTDLDDEILQMTEGHGFLYETFGVRPQFSWHVDPFGASATTPVLFALAGFNAHLISRIDYDLKDTMQKNKKLQFVWRGSPSLKEKQQIFTHTMDQFSYCTPSYLPFSNSSGFYWNGVALFPDPPKDGVYPNMSLPVTKETVKAYAKTMVKNIKHRAAWFRTNHVLWPWGCDKQFYNSSVQFNNMDPLMKYINQNSKEFGVTVQYATLSEYFKAIHQSDLVWDLRGSEDFLPYSTEPHQAWTGFYASRNVLKGVAQRASSQLHAAETLFTRYRISFPDGPVAKDWALDKLRALRWAVSEVQHHDGITGTESPKVADMYLQHLRQAMMGVEELLAALFLLPHRLEIPSILGSRYHRKGFHEALEQHVIVYNPLAWNITTIINVTVTFPTAAVFDDDGQPVPAQVAHSSSVTYDLFVVVKLGGLQHRKYLIKFSGKKCSARSKCGWTYEAKGVSFERRYTRDSLKAGRRLLPVLSQCYKLMFDQDTNLLHSITYLQEKRRVRMTQDFWEYHANGDLKAGPISDNYIFSANGSAVRAYAAVEMEILPGKIVTEIRQRFYREESDKDFTYSITTRVPECFGSRPRCRRLEQTYSLGPLHLNTEVVLRTSSSMKNNRTLYTDDNGYQMMKRTYKNFTDNTLARNYYPMVRAAYIEDDLSRLVLVGDRAHGVSSQANGQLEVMLHRRLWNNFAWDLGYNLTLNDSSVVRPTLWMMLGSVRDTSGLYQREAIELQHRPVVMPIDQPQRPWQEKEPRVSSPVRSVVLPPNLHLLSLSVPGWNYSSDHDVHVSHINSGKDLHSEPDYDRVLLRIMHLFEEGEDPELSKPVTINMKEVLQGLGEVKVLEERSLTGTWSIHSLQRWKWKTADNFETSSRKRCEDEAFTVTVSPKEIRTFFVHFASANF, from the exons atgagatttttagCCGTTTTCGcgtgttttctttgttgctgtTGCTCTGCAGGAGGAAACGAGCCAATTCAAACATTTGTGATTCCTCACAGTCACATGGATGTTGGCTGGGTTTACACTATTCAG GAGAGTATGCACGCCTATGCGGCCAATGTGTACACCAGTGTGACGGAGGAGCTGTCGAAGTCTGGAGACCGCAGATTCATCGCTGTGGAGCAGGAGTTCTTCAGACTGTGGTGGGACAACGTGGCCACTGACTCCCATAAGAAACAA GTACGACAGCTTGTAAAAGAGGGTCGACTTGAGTTCATCCTC GGGGGCCAAGTGATGCACGATGAGGCTGTAACTGATCTGGACGACGAGATTCTACAAATGACAG AGGGACATGGTTTCCTCTACGAGACGTTCGGGGTGCGCCCTCAGTTTTCCTGGCACGTGGATCCGTTTGGAGCGTCTGCGACCACACCGGTCCTCTTTGCCCTGGCCGGCTTCAACGCCCACCTCATCTCTCGCATTGATTACGACCTCAAAGACACCATGCAGAAAAACAAG aaactgcagtttgtaTGGAGAGGTTCTCCCTCTctaaaagaaaagcagcagatctTCACTCACACTATGGACCAGTTTAGCTACTGCACCCCATCATACCTGCCTTTCTCCAACAG CTCTGGTTTCTATTGGAATGGCGTTGCCTTGTTCCCCGATCCCCCTAAAGACGGCGTTTACCCCAACATGAGCCTGCCCGTCACCAAGGAGACGGTAAAGGCCTACGCCAAGACGATGGTGAAGAACATCAAGCATAGGGCTGCGTGGTTCAGGACGAACCACGTGCTCTGGCCATGg ggTTGTGACAAACAGTTCTACAACTCATCTGTCCAGTTCAACAACATGGACCCTCTGATGAAGTACATCAACCAGAACAGCAAAGAGTTTGGGGTGACAGTCCAGTACGCCACTCTTAGTGAGTACTTCAAAGCGATCCACCAATCAGATCTGGTCTGGGATCTTCGTGGAAGTGAAGATTTTCTACCATACTCCACTG AGCCGCACCAGGCGTGGACGGGGTTTTACGCCTCCAGAAATGTTCTGAAAGGAGTGGCTCAACGTGCGAGCTCTCAGCTGCATGCAGCGGAGACGCTCTTCACCCGCTACCGAATCAGCTTCCCCGACGGACCTGTAGCTAAAGACTGGGCCCTGGACAAACTGAGGGCGCTGCGCTGGGCTGTCTCAGAG gtgcAGCATCATGACGGCATCACCGGCACCGAGTCTCCCAAAGTGGCGGACATGTACCTGCAGCATCTCAGGCAGGCCATGATGGGCGTGGAGGAGCTGCTGGCTGCACTCTTCCTGCTGCCCCACAGGCTCGAAATACCCAGCATCCTCGGCAGCCGCTACCACAGAAAAG GTTTTCATGAGGCTTTGGAGCAGCACGTCATCGTTTACAACCCGTTAGCCTGGaacatcaccaccatcatcaacGTCACCGTAACCTTCCCCACTGCAGCCGTATTTGATGACGACGGACAGCCCGTCCCTGCTCAGGtagct CACAGTTCCAGTGTGACCTACGACCTCTTCGTCGTGGTTAAACTCGGAGGCCTCCAGCACAGGAAATACCTGATTAAGTTCTCTGGGAAGAAATGCTCCGCGAGGTCCAAGTGTGGCTGGACTTACGAAGCTAAAGGGGTTTCGTTTGAGAGACGTTACACCCGGGACTCACTGAAAGCAGGGAGGAGGCTGCTGCCAGTTCTGAGTCAATGTTACAAGCTGATGTTTGACCAGGATACAAATCTACTGCACAGCATCACGTATCT TCAAGAAAAACGGAGAGTGAGGATGACTCAAGATTTCTGGGAATACCACGCAAACGGAGACTTAAAAGCCGGGCCCATCTCTGATAACTACATCTTCAGCGCTAACGGTTCGGCTGTGCGGGCGTACGCGGCTGTGGAGATGGAGATTCTCCCCGGGAAGATTGTGACTGAGATCAGGCAGCGCTTCTACAG AGAGGAAAGTGATAAAGACTTCACTTACTCCATCACCACCCGAGTCCCAGAATGCTTCGGGAGCAGACCGCGGTGTCGGAGGCTGGAGCAGACGTACTCGCTGGGCCCCCTCCATCTGAACACAGAGGTCGTCCTCAGAACCAGCTCCTCGATGAAGAACAACAGGACCCTGTACACGGACGACAATGGCTATCAGATGATGAAGAGGACGTACAAGAATTTCACTGATAACACTTTAGCGAGA AACTACTACCCCATGGTTCGTGCAGCCTACATTGAGGACGACCTCAGCAGGCTGGTGCTGGTCGGCGACAGAGCTCACGGTGTTTCCAGCCAAGCCAACGGACAACTAGAG GTCATGCTCCATCGTCGTCTCTGGAACAACTTTGCCTGGGACCTCGGCTACAACCTGACCCTCAACGACAGCTCGGTCGTACGGCCCACCCTGTGGATGATGCTGGGCTCCGTCAGGGACACCTCCGGGCTCTACCAGAGGGAGGCGATAGAGCTGCAGCACAGACCTGTCGTCATGCCAATAGACCAGCCTC AGCGGCCCTGGCAGGAGAAGGAACCCAGAGTGAGTTCTCCGGTGCGTTCGGTGGTCCTGCCGCCAAACCTCCACCTGCTCAGCCTCAGCGTCCCCGGATGGAACTACAGCTCCGATCACGATGTTCACGTCAGCCACATAAACTCAG GTAAAGATTTGCACTCGGAGCCCGACTACGACCGAGTTTTGTTGAGAATCATGCATCTGTTCGAGGAGGGAGAAGACCCGGAGCTTTCGAAACCGGTCACCATAAACATGAAG GAAGTTCTGCAGGGCTTAGGGGAAGTAAAAGTGCTGGAGGAGCGTTCTCTCACAGGAACCTGGAGTATCCACAGTCTGCAGAGGTGGAAGTGGAAGACCGCAGATAACTTCGAAACGA GCAGCAGAAAACGTTGTGAAGACGAAGCGTTCACTGTGACCGTCTCACCCAAAGAGATCAGGACCTTCTTCGTCCACTTCGCCTCCGCGAACTTTTAG